Part of the Lolium rigidum isolate FL_2022 chromosome 6, APGP_CSIRO_Lrig_0.1, whole genome shotgun sequence genome, gaaatacaggtggtatgaatgaatatgagcagtagtaacggcgccgagaaaatagcttgccggcgtgcggttgatggtagtaatattgcagggaagtaaagatgcggtaaaacaataaataagcgatgattgcagtatttggaaacaaggcctagggaccatactttcactagtggacactctcaacattgcaatcataaaggaatataaataagcacttcactatgctactctgaattactctttggcaagataacgaacactaattcatcatgtaggcaaaccttaaagatgtattcccaagtactaataaacactccacgatgtcactgtgagcattcataggaggtactaacacaccacaatttcatagagacatccaactcaaatcataactcagtgaataagtattctatgaaatatagcctaagagacccacacggtgcacacacttgtcacctttacacacgtgggacaaggagtctccggagatcacataagtaaaatccacttgaatagcataacgacatctagattacaagctcatcatatggatctcaatcatgtaaagcagctcatgagatcattgtattgaagtacataggagagagagatgaaccacatagctaccggtacagcccttagcctcgatggagaaatactccctcctcatgggagacagcagcgtcgatggagatggcggtggtgtcgatggagatgccttccgggggcacttccccgttccggcagagtgccggaacagagacttctgtcccccagatcttggcttcgcgatggcggcggctctggaaggtttctcgtaccgtggcttttccgtatcgaagatttaggtcaaggACCTTTAAATAAGCGAAGAGGcgaagtcggagggggtacggagccgccacacaataggggggcgcgcccccccttgggccgcgccagccccttgtgtgggccccctgtggctctcctctggtggctctcgggtgttctggaagcttcgtggaattctaagatgctgggcgttgatttcgtccgattccgagaatatttccttactaggatttcggcatctcgtcaataggttagttccggaaacgcataaaatcatcacaaagtgtgaacaaaacatgtaggtattgtcataaaacaatcatggaacataagaaattatagatacgtttgagacatatcactgctagacgaagacatggcgttgagaggagtggaaatggagagtggagctgatgaagtgaggtgtggaatgagtgaaaccatatggggggtatttatagggggttttggcattttttcaggattttttgaaccccaacggctagctgaggtgacgaatcagatcgcgccacctcagctagccgttacacactaccgcccgcctctcgcccgctctcgcccgcaTCTCGCCCGCCTATCGCCCGCCTAccgcccgctctcgcccgccctctcgcccgcgcctctctcgccccgccccgccaacgctgccgcctcgctaccgcccctctctcgcctccctctcgcccccaacGCAGGCGTtagccgggcgggagcgggcgctaccgccgggcgcccgcgccgTCGCCTTCCGCTGGCCTCTCGCCCCACTCCCGCCTCTCTCTCGCCCCGACGCCGCCGCTACCGCCCTCACTCACgcctgcgttggcaccagcctaaggctggtaccaatgcatcaccccactatagcctcgccacgtcagcttttaccccactctcaccccacggtgccagtgcacgggctatagtgccatctctcacttctctctcctccctaccgcctccctaccgcctccctaccgcccccactagcaccgctatcgcctccctctcgccccgctctcgcctccaacgcgggctataggcgggcggtaccgccccctaccgtcgggcggtggatccaccgcccgccgctagcgtctcgcccgcctctcgcctccctctcgccccgacgcgggcggtaccgccccgcctccagcccgcgttggcaccagcctaagtggCAAACGAACTAGACCCATCAATAAGATGGCTAGGGCATACATGGGCCGAGAAGTACCGTACGCCAGTTTGTAATGCTTGCTGGGACAGGGGGTCTGCAATATCGACGTgattcttagggcatctccagcggcgcgacgcaaacggacgatgagtgaccgtttgcgtccgcgcggaccggaaatgcgtctggcaccacctccaacggggcgatgcaaagtgaccgtgccgtccgcggagacgcaaacctggccgaaatatgcgccaggtttgcgtctctgcggacgctcggcggtcgcgcctaccgtccgctcgcttccccatgggccctcatggcagcgacccaggttcgatcggcctcgaattcacaacgcgcgccggtgtggcaaccgcgccgatcaaccgccacaatggagcgccgaaccgccgcggaagagcaaccgacggcctcttcgttatacgcgccacCGTTAATCCccgcacattataacccccgcgtctacagtaattcaagttcaacctcctcttgttcttcttctccaacaccggcacgccatgagcgactacacgctgccgtccgactcggagagcgagggcaagtcgcccggatttctgcattggtgggaatcccctgcgacgccaagcgatccgggctccacgcccagcgaccctgcctccacgccgagtgaggaggaggagggcggagacggcaatggcagcgaaggccatgaggaggacggaggcggcgctgccagcgatgctgaggatgaggaggaggacttcgacaccaagttcgcccggttggaggcgcaggaggctgcggacgacaaggcggcggcaaggaagaagtccagggcccCGGCAAGGGCGCTAGCGCGGGCGGCGCGttgtcgtccgttcaccgacgacgacgacgaagacgccattcttccagtttcaactcctcgacgggcgcgtcgtcctccagttccgacgaggaggtgacaagcaagaggcgcaggagtttcgacgacgaggcagggccttctaacaagaaggccaaaaaatagttttaatttatatgtttttaaatttgttcttctttgtatgttaaatatgtttgaatctagtcgattgaagtatccggttaattgtttataggctataatctattcgattggagcaacatgacatcattgagtactactttttcgcttttaaacttgttcattcaacaaaaatgaaaagaagtagcacaaaaaaaaaacactttgcATGTCTAAAATGACGCAAATGGACATTTCGTCCTCgcggtcattttggcgtccgccAGGCAACGCAAACGAACGTCAGCGAACAATTTAGACGTCCGAAATGAGTCGCGCcgtttggagatgcccttactaatATACTATTTAGCACTACTTCAAAAACGTGCTAAAACATGAATTGAGTCGGTCGATGCTGCACTGTACTCCTACTACTGTGGAAGCAGGTGGCAGTAGGTGTATCCAGCGACTGCCTCTACTCTAGTTAATGCTGAGCCCCAACCGCAATGTTGACCACTGTCAGTCTGCGTAGTGGTTTGGAGGCTAGCTGGTGATGGATAGAGTAATAAATCACTAGTCAACTTGATGAAAAATAGAATCAGGCGCAATACGGACGGAAACACGCACAATGTGCCTACTTCGTAAAAAAAGGGACAATGTGCTTCTATGGTATACAAGTCCGgcagtaagagcatcttcaccgccgCCCTCGATAACGGCCCCGATAGTTTTTTTGGGGCCGGGAGTGAAAATGGGCGCGCCCTAAACAGCGTCGGCTAATTTTggcgcccaatagaatcgccggcaaccccgtgctggCCCTTTCGCCAAGGGTGCGAATCGGGCGCGTCAgtgcctcgcgaggctgaaaattttgggcatGAGAGCCGTCTGTCGGCCACACATCCgaaaagtcgacgccagcggtAGTGGCGGGGTCGACGCGTCATcggctcattcaattttaacctaaccgtcgcctacctcgcgacgagaGTTAATTGGCGCATCGgtggtgcagtttccgcagacgcgCAGCGAACCATCCCATCGCgcgcgccttgctcttcgtgccgccattaatgagcgtcaccgctcccccgcctccctctggcctataaaaagggccgcctctcatcgtccctctcacacacaaaccctagcgcctctctccccaaccctatccaccaccatctgaaaagaggacgccatgtctggtcgaggcaGAGGTCAcgaccgtggtcgtggtcgtggccgcggcagaggtgcacgcacgccgtcgcctgtgacgccgtcgtcttcatcgtcggacatgaacggggaggggcccgtgctgttcgagttcgtcattgtcctcaagggcgacccacgcggcatccagcgGCTGCTcgacaccttcgccgacttcgtcgccggcgacgaccgcccgggcaCACTGTATCTGCGGAAGGCTGTGTGCGGCTACTACCtgtggatcgtggacgtgatctacgacgtgcgcggcaagatgtacctccatacggctgggagaagttcgcgcgccaccaccgcctccaagccggcttcgtgctcgtgttctcctactttggcgacagggacattgAGCGTCCAGGTGTTCGACGAGATGCGTAGCCGCCGCCACTACCACGGCGATAacgtcgaggaggacgacgactgagtgttgtttcttcgcagcgaatatcggcACGTATGTTTTCGATGTTTTTCGTCAAAAGAACCAACAGGGTCACCATcatcagctggattttccagtttgggtgactgccctctagtgttctttcttggcagtgaacacacgaaacctgtgatgatcggcctagttaggtttatttttttgcaatattttatatttgtgtcaaccatggttcaaactatgtattagtttgtggaaaaccatgttccaaattatatcttcatgtaaaccacgttcccaattatatattagtttgtggaataaaatgtttcttatttaattttctaTGCATACATGTATGATTTTAAATCAAAACATCTATCAGGGCCAccgttttgggggcgccggtgtgggaacagctcccccaaatagaggatgcagtgccggcgtcCCCTAAACGAAGGTGCCGatgcccctgccggcgcctattgggggctgccgatggagatgctctaactagtgTTTTACACTTGCACGAACGAGAACAGAGCCTTAAGAGTATCTCCAGCAGTTCGAGCCCCCGGGCAAAAATCTGGATATAAGAAACACCGGATTGGATGTAAAAAGGGCTTGGGAGGCAACTATTTCCCAGTCGCACCCCCGGCATTCGCCCATCAGCGGCGATATATTCAAAATATCgtcttcccgctacacaaaagaatcgccaatgtccggcgatcggatcagccacattcCGATGATCGAAACTAGACGATTGTAGGCTCATCGGCTGTCCCGTCCTGAGCATCGGCGTCTGGCGCGGCATCAGGCGGCGACCCATCAGCGTCTGGCGCGGCATTGAGCGGCGAAGCATCGGCGTCTGCAGTTGTCGCAGTGGTGGGAGTTGACGTCGAAGTGGAGGATGAAGGAGCCGACGGTGGCCGGAGGTTGTCTTGGTGATGggcgtcgtaccaagccctcgtctcatcgtccatgttggcgtcgttgccgccgatcaggaacgccaggtcggtgttcctcttcttcgctgcggaggtttccttgagcaaggcaatccggatgccctggttggcgagcatcgccTTGCACCGCACGTCgtgcttgtcgtccctcccggcagTGTGCGCCCTCGCGTCGGCCTAGCACTCGTCGAAGGACGCCTGCAACCTGTTGGCTGGATGGCCGGCCTTCTTctgctctttgagcttcttctggccgagttcggGGCGGCCCGCCGACGCGGCAGGTGCTGgatcgtcggggttgtactgctcgctcTTGTTATTGGCGAGATTCTTGCGCACCGCCTTCCACTTGTCGCAGTCCGAGATGCGGGCGAacacgttgaggaacttgaacatCTGGCCGGCGTTGTCGTCCGCGTACATGTCCAGCGCCCGCCGAATCTGCAAAAACAAGCCGGCGATTCAAAGATTTTTGCGAGCCACGGCGATGTAGATTCGACGGAAGGAGCCACGGCGAGTGAGCATACCTTTTCTTAAAATTCCTCGCCGCTCACAACATGTTTATCGATCTCCTCCTATATTCCGTGCCACTTGTTTCACGCCGCCtgaatgatcccccaatgggtgcccaTTGCCTTGTCGTTGTGTTCCAtcaccgtcttgttgaagtatggaTCGAGGAGTTTGCGCTTGTCGAACGCCACCTTGATCCGCTACCAGTACGTGTCGTAGTTCTGATTAGCGCCGGTGATGCCGCTCATAGACACGgtcttccaagcttcggcgaggcactcctcttattTGCCCGTCCATTTGATCTGAGGCTCGACCggcggcgagttcttcttccttctcttcttcccCTTGGACGCTTCTTGCGTGGGTTCAGGCGCTTCCTCTTCGTCGACGTCCTGGTTGACGTTGGTctgctcgtcttcttcgtcgacgTCTTCGTGGTGACCGTCGTTCTCATCGTGGTGACCGTGGTCGAGGTAGACACCGCTACGCGACTCGATGGCTTCCGTCGCCCTTGCCTCCTCTTGGGTGAAGAAACTCGGGCTGACGCGGCGGCCACGGAGCCCGCCGTGATCATCTCATGCATCACATGCTCATTGGGCGgcggcatcccggagttggagaaGGAGAGCGGCCCACGTCGCAGGGTAGGCGAGATGCCCTCATACATCGCGCCGTCGTACGCCGGTGGTGACGGCGTAAACCCGACCATGCCGGCAGTGTAGGTGTCGTGGAACATGGCCGTGGCCGGCGATGCCGGAGAGAAGGAAGGAGAGCCGATCATACCTTGGGTCGGCCATGGGCCGGAGAATTGGCCGACGCGCGGCTGGCCGAAGTTGATGGTGATCAGCCTCGcatgttcctcctcctccgccgccgcgcgccacccTCTCCTCATtgcacttcttctccctctccgccctgccgcgagtttcgttccgccgccgctcctgatccgccgcccactccgcgtttgacatgcccggcggcctctgttttggcgcccgcggcttcctcgccttcggcgcgcaatcggcggcgagcttcttcggcggcatggtggtggaaggggAGGAGCTGCAACTCTGGGGGAGAATGGCGGTAGCTTCTCTGAAATTCGACGGGGAAAATGTTTCTATGCGGGGAAAATGGAGAGAAAACGAAATTAATGGAAGGAACTACCAGTTCTATCGCCGACAACGTGGGCCCGctcgacgtttcgcgcgcttttgtttcgttcgGAGTGCCCGATCGGGCCTCGGGAACCCggagatggcctgggctctccagaCGGATGAAAGggctaatccggacgaaaacgaaaaATCGAGGGCGCGACtagaccgttttcgtccatccggatgaaaaaaaaggcATTCGGACAGCATCATCAGGGAGACGGATGGGATGCTCTAATCGGACATGCGGAGCTGGCCAATTCGATCTGGCGGAAGTTTCGCGTTCCGTGTGGTCTCGGAGAAGCTACGAGGAAGGTCGTTTTCTTTCCGGTGGCCGGGGAATATTAATACGCGTCCATGAGACCATGACCGCTGGCCGGCATTCCCGCGGTTGTTTTGAGTAGGCGAGAGCAGCTCATCTAACACCATCCACAATTGCTGATCAAACGTCGCTACTCCTACTCGAGGGCGCTTTCTGTTTCCGCTTGGTAGCGGCCCCGCCAATCTGCCGTTATGGTTATAATAGTTTTGCAAATACTGATGCAGTTCAAAAGGTCCAATATAAACccgttatgtatgtatgatccacCGACGTGGCACTGTGGCAGCTAACTGTTTGTGAATTCCAAGACCGGGTTTTGCCGCCTAGCCCAAACGTTAATTAGGACGAACTAATTTGAGATCATGCAGGAGTTTGGTTGCCCTACCGGTTAAAATCTACCGGAGAGGCTTGAGGTGGTGGATCTCGTGACGATCACACGAAAAGATAACTTCGTTGGAGAGGGATCTGCAATGACGCACGTACAGTCCAAAGTTTGACTGTGGGTGGAAGGCAAGGTTTAAGGGATAgagtattttgattttttttttagaattatGTATTTTTCTTAGATTTCTTAGATGGAAGAGGTTAATAAACATGGTCAGAGTTGTAGTATGGGCTAGAATGCCCTCCAATgggaggtggtgttttggctcacatgtaaatatgaaaaatgcatgaaaaaacaaaatttgaaaatgTCGAATAATGAAAAATGCTTGAAcgaataaaattttaaaatgttaaaaatttcGAAATAAAATTTCACCTATATATCTGGACATACAATGTCTGGGTGTTTTGGAGTAAGTTTTCGGCAAAAAAAACCATTTTATGTGGCATGCGtagaaaagataaaagaaaatgTCTCATTGATTAGTCATGTTGGAACATCAAAATTTGCACTTTTTACACATGATATAAAAATTGTTCTTCTTTCCTGGAAACTTATATGCGAACATAGAAAGtttatatgtacatgcaaaacaaattatttcaattttttgacattttataaTGTGTTTTCACACAATGTATTCATATACACCCTTGAGTAGTGTTTTTTTCTTGGTGGGAAAAAAATGCCCGTGGGTATAACCGGTTTTCGTAAAATACAGGCTAAAATACCCCCCGAGATTTGTCAAATGTTTATATATTAGTCCAACATTGGTCAAGGTTCATTATATTTGAGCAGATTATGTGAAAACCAGAAAATTTCGTTCAGTGTGACTTTACCGGTAGTAACCTGTTTTCGACGAAATTTTGGAAATCTCGGCCAGAGAAAAAAAACTGCCCTTGAGGCAAATTGCATTTCTGCCCTGATCGTCGCACCTGGCGTCCTATGCGAAGAAAATGTTTGTTTCTTCAGAAGGGTAGAAGAACAGACTTAACAACCGGCAACTACCACCGGAAGAAATTGAATGCCTTGAAGAAAACTTCCCTCGCACAGTGCCGTTATGACGCCACCTGCAGCAGCCAGGTCGCCAGCCATTCTTATATAAGATCACCGCCCATACTCAGCTCTTCCATAGGGCGGCATTGCGCATACAAGTACAACCCAAAGATCGAGCTTTCATACTTGCATTACACGCCCAGCCAGCTAGCTTCGCTGCTCTTGTAAGTTGTAACTCCAACAGTCAGCGAGCGAGGATGGTGAACCTGGTGGAGGCACAGAAGCCGCTGCTGCACTTCCTGATCAGGCTGGCCGGGCTCCGGCAGCACACGGTCGACGTCGACGGCGCCGGGACGGAGCTCACCTTCTGGGttcccaaggacaaggtccccaaggacaagtccactgtGCGCGAAATCACGCCCGAAGCTGCCGACGGGAAGACCGGCAAGGCACCGGCGGCAGAGAGGCCGGCCGTCGTCCTCGTGCACGGCTTCGCCGCCGAAGGCATTGTCACCTGGCAGTTCCAGGTTTGCACTTTCTTCTCTTGTGCTAGCGCTCTATGTTACGTTACGTACGTGAGTGCGATCTGGCCTGTCTCCGTTCTGATGATTTGCATATGCATAGGCCGGCGTGCTGGCGAAGCACTACGACGTGTACATCCCGGACCTGCTGTACTTCGGCGGCTCCACGTCGCCCTCGTCGGACAGGTCCCCGGGGTTCCAGGCGGAATgcctggcggcggcgctggggaAGCTGGGCGTGGAGCGGTGCACGGTGGTGGGGTTCAGCTACGGCGGGATGGTGGCGTTCAAGATGGCCGAGGCGCGCCCGGACCTCGTCCGCTCGCTCGTCGTGTCGGGCTCCGTCGTCGCCATGACCGATTCCATCAGCGAGACCACCCTCGAGAGGATCGGCGTCAAGTCGTCGGCCGAGCTGCTGCTGCCCGACTCCGTCAAGGGGCTCAAGGCGCTGCTCTCCATCGCCACGCACAGGAACCTCTGGTTCCCGGAGCGCCTTCACAGGGACTACCTCCAGGTTCCCCTTTCTGCCCTTTTGCTTAACGCAGCACTAGTTCTGCTGTCAATTTGTGTGCATGGTCGGTCACTCGGTCTAATCTGTGTTGAGTTGCGCATGCATGCAGGTGATGTTTACCAACCGCAAGGAAAGAGCAGAGCTGCTCGAAGGTTTGGTGGTCAGCAACAAAGACGCCACCGTGCCCGTCTTGCCACAGGTACGTTTGGCCACCGTCTCCCACTCACCCTAACCCTTCTTGACATGCCATGAGGCTGTGGATCGCACTCCGGCTGCAGTAATAGAGATTAACCACCTGATCTGCACGTTTTGGTTCATTCATGTATGTTTGGCAGGCTACCTGCCGCAGAAAACAAAGTGTCTAAAATCCAATTTCATATCGATTTTGTTCATATCTTACGAATTGAGTCTAGAAAAGGAGCGCGCCAAATCTAAATCCAAATTGGTAAACGACATTTACACACACAGTATACAAATATGCCTTCTTTTCTCGGTCATCTGTGATTCTAGCCAGAGTTCAATCATTTTCACACAAAAAATAAGTTAGCTCAACAACCTTTTCTACTAGGAGAGAAACATGTGCCATGTTTCATTCTTCGGGCTAAAAGGTGCAAACATCCCGATTGGTTGTACTGCAGCATATCCAAATCTGAGATATGTTTGTACTAGCAGTACTACAATTGATTAGTCGGGAGGACAGAAGCATTGACGGGCATTCTCCTTTGGGAGTAATGGGGGTCATGAACGGCGGCGATACGTTGAAGGCTTTCAATGCTCTCATCTGATCAGATGACCTCTTCAATCGCTTGCCAGATATGGTGCACCAAAGCCACAAAATCCAACCATGAAAACTTAAGCATACCAAGCAATTCCCGTGATTAGTAGTGGAGTATTAAATGAAAATCTAAAGTTGCTGATGAAGTACAGCCCTAGAATTATACCATGTACCCAGCGTATCCGAAGCTCAAGTCTTGCTTTCAATTTTACAAGTTTTTTCACGGATACAGAGCCCTTGCCGTCCTTTTCGAACAAAGCGCATCGATCACGGCCTCAGCTCTCTGACTCTCTCTTGACATAAATGGAGCAGATGCTTCACACCAGTGAACCTGATTGACGCCACATGCGTGATGAGTCTATCTGACTATCTCTGACGACCGTTTTCTGTTTTGTACTTGTATACTCTCTGCAGAAAATACTTCTGCTCTGGGGAGAGAACGACAACATCTTCAACATAGAGCTCGCCAAGACAATGAAAGAGTAAGATATGCTCCTGATATCTCATACTTTCAGCTAcagctccaccaccaccagccTGAAGCTAGCACAGCATGTGTGCTGAGATTATAACAGATGGGTTTTCGTGTATACGCTGCAGGCAGCTCGGCGAGAAGACGATGCTGCAGAGCATAGACAAGGCCGGGCATCTCGTGCACCTCGAGAGGCCCTGTGTCTACAACCGCCTCCTCAAGGAGTTCTTGGCGCACGTCAATGCTGAAGCTCCCAATAAGGAGTGACCAGTTAGAAGATCGACCGATGATCTGATCCGGAGAGTGGTTACATTTGTTCAGAAAGAATTGGAGTCCCATTTGTTGCAGTTTGATTGTTTGGCCGTGTACAAGATAGATATGTGAGTGTGATGTAATACCATCGAGTCACCACCGccgattttttattttgagtcacaAGATTTATGTACACCAACTTGAAATGCTTCTAGATATATAACGGGATTGAGATTATGTGTAGACTAGTTTATGCATGGAGAGTATCAACATCTACAAATGTGTATCGAAT contains:
- the LOC124666832 gene encoding putative 2-succinyl-6-hydroxy-2,4-cyclohexadiene-1-carboxylate synthase, translated to MVNLVEAQKPLLHFLIRLAGLRQHTVDVDGAGTELTFWVPKDKVPKDKSTVREITPEAADGKTGKAPAAERPAVVLVHGFAAEGIVTWQFQAGVLAKHYDVYIPDLLYFGGSTSPSSDRSPGFQAECLAAALGKLGVERCTVVGFSYGGMVAFKMAEARPDLVRSLVVSGSVVAMTDSISETTLERIGVKSSAELLLPDSVKGLKALLSIATHRNLWFPERLHRDYLQVMFTNRKERAELLEGLVVSNKDATVPVLPQKILLLWGENDNIFNIELAKTMKEQLGEKTMLQSIDKAGHLVHLERPCVYNRLLKEFLAHVNAEAPNKE